The Tamandua tetradactyla isolate mTamTet1 chromosome 23, mTamTet1.pri, whole genome shotgun sequence genome includes a window with the following:
- the TAOK2 gene encoding serine/threonine-protein kinase TAO2 isoform X2: protein MPAGGRAGSLKDPDVAELFFKDDPEKLFSDLREIGHGSFGAVYFARDIRNSEVVAIKKMSYSGKQSNEKWQDIIKEVRFLQKLRHPNTIQYRGCYLREHTAWLVMEYCLGSASDLLEVHKKPLQEVEIAAVTHGALQGLAYLHSHNMIHRDVKAGNILLSEPGLVKLGDFGSASIMAPANSFVGTPYWMAPEVILAMDEGQYDGKVDVWSLGITCIELAERKPPLFNMNAMSALYHIAQNESPVLQSGHWSEYFRNFVDSCLQKIPQDRPTSEVLLKHRFVLRERPPTVIMDLIQRTKDAVRELDNLQYRKMKKILFQEAPNGPGAEAPEEEEETEPYMHRAGTLTSLESSHSVPSMSISASSQSSSVNSLADASDNEEEEEEEEEEEEEEEGPEAREMAMMQEGEHTVTSHSSIIHRLPGSDNLYDDPYQPEMTPGPLQLPAAPAPTSTSSSARRRAYCRNRDHFATIRTASLVSRQIQEHEQDSALREQLSGYKRMRRQHQKQLLALESRLRGEREEHSARLQRELEAQRAGFGAEAEKLARRHQAIGEKEARAAQAEERKFQQHILGQQKKELAALLEAQKRTYKLRKEQLKEELQENPSTPKREKAEWLLRQKEQLQQCQAEEEAGLLRRQRQYFELQCRQYKRKMLLARHSLDQDLLREDLNKKQTQKDLECALLLRQHEATRELELRQLQAVQRTRAELTRLQHQTELGNQLEYNKRREQELRQKHAAQVRQQPKSLKSKELQIKKQFQETCKIQTRQYKALRAHLLETTPKAQHKSLLKRLKEEQTRKLAILAEQYDQSISEMLSSQALRLDETQEAEFQALRQQLQQELELLNAYQSKIKIRTESQHERELRELEQRVALRRALLEQRVEEELLALQTGRSERIRSLLERQAREIEAFDAESMRLGFSSMALGGIPAEAAAQGYPAPPPAPAWPSRPVPRSGAHWSHGPPPPGMPPPAWRQPSLLAPPGPPNWLGPPAQSGTPRGGALLLLRNSPQPLRRAASGGSGSENVGPPAAAVPGPLSRSTSVASHILNGSSHFYS, encoded by the exons CTGGTGATGGAATATTGCCTGGGCTCAGCTTCTGACCTTCTGGAAG TGCACAAGAAGCCCCTTCAAGAGGTAGAGATTGCAGCTGTGACCCATGGGGCCCTTCAGGGCTTGGCTTACCTGCACTCTCACAACATGATCCACAG GGATGTAAAGGCTGGAAACATCCTGCTGTCGGAGCCAGGCTTGGTGAAACTGGGGGACTTTGGCTCTGCATCCATCATGGCACCTGCCAACTCCTTTGTAGGCACCCCGTACTG GATGGCTCCTGAGGTAATTCTGGCCATGGATGAAGGGCAGTATGATGGCAAGGTGGACGTCTGGTCTTTGGGGATAACCTGTATCGAGCTGG CGGAACGGAAACCACCACTGTTCAATATGAATGCAATGAGTGCCTTATACCACATTGCACAGAATGAGTCTCCCGTGCTCCAGTCAGGACACTG GTCCGAGTACTTCCGGAATTTTGTTGACTCCTGTCTTCAGAAAATCCCTCAAGACAGACCAACCTCAGAGGTTCTTCTGAAG CACCGTTTTGTGCTACGGGAGCGGCCACCCACAGTCATCATGGACCTAATCCAGCGGACCAAGGATGCTGTACGGGAGCTGGACAACCTGCAGTACCGCAAGATGAAGAAGATACTATTTCAAGAGGCACCCAATGGTCCTGGCGCTGAGGCCCCAGAGGAAGAAGAG GAAACGGAGCCCTACATGCACCGGGCCGGGACGCTGACCAGTCTGGAGAGTAGCCACTCAGTACCCAGCATGTCCATCAGTGCTTCCAGCCAGAGCAGTTCTGTGAACAGCCTAGCAGATGCCTCAGACaatgaggaagaagaagaggaagaagaggaagaggaggaagaagaagaaggccCTGAAGCCCGGGAGATGGCTATGATGCAGGAGGGGGAGCACACGGTCACCTCCCACAGCTCCATCATCCACCGGCTGCCG GGCTCTGACAACCTCTATGATGACCCCTACCAGCCAGAGATGACCCCAGGCCCTCTCCAGCTGCCTGCAGCCCCAGCTCCCACCTCTACCAGCTCTTCTGCCCGTCGCCGGGCGTACTGCCGTAACCGGGATCACTTTGCCACCATTCGCACTGCCTCCCTG GTAAGCCGTCAGATCCAGGAGCATGAGCAGGACTCAGCCCTGCGGGAGCAGCTGAGCGGCTATAAGCGGATGCGACGTCAGCACCAGAAGCAACTGCTGGCCCTAGAGTCTCGATTGAGGGGTGAACGGGAGGAGCACAGTGCGCGGTTGCAGCGGGAGCTTGAGGCACAGCGTGCTGGCTTTGGGGCTGAGGCAGAAAAGCTGGCACGGCGGCACCAGGCCATCGGTGAGAAGGAGGCACGGGCTGCCCAAGCCGAGGAGCGTAAGTTCCAGCAGCACATTCTTGGACAGCAGAAGAAGGAGCTGGCGGCCCTTCTGGAGGCACAGAAGCGCACCTACAAACTTCGGAAGGAGCAGCTCAAGGAG GAGCTCCAGGAGAACCCCAGCACACCCAAGCGAGAAAAGGCTGAATGGCTTCTGCGGCAGAAGGAACAGCTACAGCAGTGCCAGGCGGAGGAGGAAGCTGGTTTGCTACGGCGGCAGCGCCAGTACTTTGAGCTGCAGTGTCGTCAGTACAAGCGCAAGATGTTGCTGGCTCGTCACAGCTTGGACCAGGACCTTCTGCGAGAG GATTTGAACAAGAAACAGACACAGAAGGACTTGGAGTGTGCATTGCTGCTGCGGCAGCATGAGGCCACGCGGGAGCTGGAGCTCCGGCAGCTGCAGGCCGTGCAACGCACACGGGCTGAGCTTACCCGCCTGCAACACCAGACGGAGCTGGGCAACCAGCTGGAGTACAACAAGCGACGTGAGCAGGAGTTGCGGCAGAAGCATGCAGCCCAGGTTCGCCAGCAGCCCAAGAGCCTCAAA TCTAAGGAGCTGCAGATCAAGAAGCAGTTCCAGGAGACGTGCAAGATCCAGACTCGGCAGTACAAGGCTCTGCGGGCACACTTGCTGGAGACCACACCCAAAGCTCAGCACAAGAGCCTTCTTAAGCGGCTCAAGGAAGAACAGACCCGCAAGCTGGCAATCCTGGCTGAGCAGTACGACCAGTCCATCTCAGAGATGCTCAGCTCACAGGCG cTACGGCTTGATGAGACCCAAGAGGCAGAGTTCCAGGCCCTTCGGCAGCAGCTTCAACAGGAGCTGGAGCTGCTGAACGCTTACCAGAGCAAGATCAAGATCCGTACAGAGAGTCAACATGAGAGGGAGCTACGGGAGCTGGAGCAGAGGGTAGCTCTAAGGCGGGCACTCCTGGAGCAGCGG GTGGAAGAGGAGCTGCTGGCCCTGCAGACAGGGCGCTCCGAGCGAATCCGGAGTTTGCTCGAGCGGCAGGCCCGTGAGATCGAGGCCTTCGATGCTGAGAGCATGAGGCTGGGCTTCTCCAGCATGGCTCTGGGGGGCATCCCAGCCGAGGCTGCTGCCCAGGGATACCCTgctccaccccctgcccctgcctggccCTCCCGTCCTGTTCCCCGTTCAGGGGCACACTGGAGCCACGGCCCTCCCCCACCAGGCATGCCCCCCCCAGCCTGGCGTCAACCCTCTCTGCTGGCTCCCCCAGGTCCCCCAAACTGGCTGGGGCCTCCAGCACAGAGTGGGACACCTCGCGGTGGAGCTTTGCTGCTGCTAAGAAACAGTCCCCAGCCCCTGCGGCGGGCAGCCTCAGGGGGCAGTGGCAGTGAGAATGTCGGCCCGCCTGCTGCCGCAGTGCCTGGGCCTCTAAGCCGCAGTACCAGTGTCGCTTCTCACATCCTCAACGGTTCCTCCCACTTCTATTCCTGA
- the HIRIP3 gene encoding HIRA-interacting protein 3 isoform X1 codes for MARESEMQEFIRSLFRGRPDLRCTGGWSWGSKGQGRDEDSVLTSCLRSTLTHSIVRRRFLAHAGRDHLEPKEKQALKQLVEEELLKMQVDEAGAREKLDFRKKKRPPTPCSDPERKKFRFNSESEPISTASSPECFRPPAKNGMAAAEVSSAEEESSRRTSKKAIEESSDEDEQQRDLPAKAGLEKEVVKESSEEEGSVRMSKVWKEESSKEEENEEEEEKESKGRARKKTVTKNKQVPGKASANRKQTREENEDCEEEPAQRAGKKGEGKQCTKSHQENKKESEEGQTLAKKKENREEENWKPGAWSNGENRPAQEERSYKQKSRVGRLIGTLHGEKEKETAQNGDDSEGDEKPLVQGKNKDITQCKSGERQSGSSEEDGADSWKEVSPIVKGTRKAVKAGSISGEDSDLEREVSDSEVVGKPKEERKNRSSKKSSKKGRTRSSSSSSSDGSPEPRGGKANSGRHGEDHPAVMRLKRYIRACGAHRNYKKLLGSCRSHKERLSVLRAELEALGMKGNPSLEKCRALKEQREEAAEVASLDIANIISSSGRPRRRTAWNPSREVPSGELYRRTLDSEEELPHPPPPDWSHMRGIISSDGESN; via the exons ATGGCGCGGGAGAGCGAGATGCAGGAATTCATCCGTAGCTTGTTCCGAGGCCGCCCGGATCTCAGGTGCACTGGGGGTTGGAGTTGGGGCTCGAAAGGGCAGGGGCGGGACGAGGACTCGGTCTTGACATCATGTCTCCGCAGCACGCTCACGCACTCCATCGTGCGGCGGAGGTTTTTGGCTCATGCGGGTCGCGACCATCTGGAACCCAAGGAGAAGCAGGCACTGAAGCAGCTAGTGGAGGAGGAGCTACTGAAGATGCAG GTGGATGAAGCCGGTGCTAGGGAGAAGCTGGACTTTAGGAAGAAGAAGAGGCCTCCCACCCCCTGCAGTGATCCAGAGAGAAAAAAGTTCCGCTTCAATTCAGAGTCTG AGCCCATCTCCACAGCCTCCAGCCCAGAGTGCTTCCGGCCCCCCGCAAAGAACGGGATGGCAGCAGCAGAAGTCAGTTCAGCCGAGGAGGAGAGTTCAAGGCGAACCTCAAAGAAAGCAATCGAAGAGAGCAGTGATGAAGACGAACAGCAGAGGGACCTGCCTGCAAAGGCAGGATTAGAGAAGGAGGTGGTGAAGGAGAGCAGTGAGGAGGAGGGCTCTGTCAGAATGAGTAAGGTTTGGAAGGAAGAGAGCAGCAAGGAAGAGGAgaatgaagaggaagaggaaaaggaatccAAGGGCAGGGCAAGGAAGAAGACTGTGACAAAGAACAAGCAGGTGCCAGGCAAGGCTTCAGCCAATAGGAAGCAGACCAGAGAGGAGAATGAGGACTGTGAGGAGGAACCTGCCCAGAGGGCAGGAAAGAAGGGGGAGGGAAAGCAATGCACTAAAAGCcaccaggaaaataaaaaggagagtGAGGAGGGGCAGACCCTAgccaagaagaaagagaacagagaggaggAGAACTGGAAACCTGGAGCCTGGAGCAATGGAGAGAATAGGCCAGCTCAGGAGGAGAGGAGCTATAAGCAGAAAAGCAGGGTGGGGAGACTGATTGGAACCTTgcatggagagaaggaaaaagagacagcACAAAATGGGGATGACAGTGAGGGAGATGAAAAGCCCCTGGTGCAGGGAAAGAACAAGGATATAACCCAGTGCAAGAGTGGGGAAAGGCAGAGTGGAAGCAGTGAGGAGGACGGGGCAGACAGCTGGAAGGAGGTGAGCCCAATTGTGAAAGGCACTAGAAAGGCAGTTAAAGCAGGCAGTATCAGTGGTGAGGATAGTGATTTGGAGAGGGAGGTGAGTGACAGCGAGGTGGTGGGGAAGcccaaggaagaaaggaagaaccGCTCTTCTAAGAAGAGCTCCAAAAAAGGCAGGACACGaagctcctcttcctcctcctcagaTGGAAGTCCGGAGCCCAGAGGTGGGAAG GCCAACTCTGGTCGCCATGGTGAGGACCACCCCGCTGTGATGAGGTTAAAGCGATACATCCGGGCCTGTGGTGCCCATCGCAACTACAAGAAGCTGCTGGGCTCCTGTCGCTCACACAAGGAGCGCCTGAGTGTCCTCCGGGCAGAGCTGGAAGCTCTGGGCATGAAGG GTAACCCTTCCTTAGAGAAATGTCGGGCCCTGAAAGAGCAGCGAGAGGAGGCAGCTGAGGTAGCCTCCTTGGACATTGCCAACATCATCAGCAGTTCAG GCCGGCCACGGAGACGCACAGCCTGGAACCCTTCAAGAGAAGTGCCCTCAGGAGAGCTATACCGCAGGACCCTGGACTCAGAGGAAGAGctgccccaccccccgcccccagacTGGTCACACATGCGTGGCATCATTAGTAGCGATGGCGAGAGTAACTGA
- the HIRIP3 gene encoding HIRA-interacting protein 3 isoform X2: protein MARESEMQEFIRSLFRGRPDLSTLTHSIVRRRFLAHAGRDHLEPKEKQALKQLVEEELLKMQVDEAGAREKLDFRKKKRPPTPCSDPERKKFRFNSESEPISTASSPECFRPPAKNGMAAAEVSSAEEESSRRTSKKAIEESSDEDEQQRDLPAKAGLEKEVVKESSEEEGSVRMSKVWKEESSKEEENEEEEEKESKGRARKKTVTKNKQVPGKASANRKQTREENEDCEEEPAQRAGKKGEGKQCTKSHQENKKESEEGQTLAKKKENREEENWKPGAWSNGENRPAQEERSYKQKSRVGRLIGTLHGEKEKETAQNGDDSEGDEKPLVQGKNKDITQCKSGERQSGSSEEDGADSWKEVSPIVKGTRKAVKAGSISGEDSDLEREVSDSEVVGKPKEERKNRSSKKSSKKGRTRSSSSSSSDGSPEPRGGKANSGRHGEDHPAVMRLKRYIRACGAHRNYKKLLGSCRSHKERLSVLRAELEALGMKGNPSLEKCRALKEQREEAAEVASLDIANIISSSGRPRRRTAWNPSREVPSGELYRRTLDSEEELPHPPPPDWSHMRGIISSDGESN from the exons ATGGCGCGGGAGAGCGAGATGCAGGAATTCATCCGTAGCTTGTTCCGAGGCCGCCCGGATCTCAG CACGCTCACGCACTCCATCGTGCGGCGGAGGTTTTTGGCTCATGCGGGTCGCGACCATCTGGAACCCAAGGAGAAGCAGGCACTGAAGCAGCTAGTGGAGGAGGAGCTACTGAAGATGCAG GTGGATGAAGCCGGTGCTAGGGAGAAGCTGGACTTTAGGAAGAAGAAGAGGCCTCCCACCCCCTGCAGTGATCCAGAGAGAAAAAAGTTCCGCTTCAATTCAGAGTCTG AGCCCATCTCCACAGCCTCCAGCCCAGAGTGCTTCCGGCCCCCCGCAAAGAACGGGATGGCAGCAGCAGAAGTCAGTTCAGCCGAGGAGGAGAGTTCAAGGCGAACCTCAAAGAAAGCAATCGAAGAGAGCAGTGATGAAGACGAACAGCAGAGGGACCTGCCTGCAAAGGCAGGATTAGAGAAGGAGGTGGTGAAGGAGAGCAGTGAGGAGGAGGGCTCTGTCAGAATGAGTAAGGTTTGGAAGGAAGAGAGCAGCAAGGAAGAGGAgaatgaagaggaagaggaaaaggaatccAAGGGCAGGGCAAGGAAGAAGACTGTGACAAAGAACAAGCAGGTGCCAGGCAAGGCTTCAGCCAATAGGAAGCAGACCAGAGAGGAGAATGAGGACTGTGAGGAGGAACCTGCCCAGAGGGCAGGAAAGAAGGGGGAGGGAAAGCAATGCACTAAAAGCcaccaggaaaataaaaaggagagtGAGGAGGGGCAGACCCTAgccaagaagaaagagaacagagaggaggAGAACTGGAAACCTGGAGCCTGGAGCAATGGAGAGAATAGGCCAGCTCAGGAGGAGAGGAGCTATAAGCAGAAAAGCAGGGTGGGGAGACTGATTGGAACCTTgcatggagagaaggaaaaagagacagcACAAAATGGGGATGACAGTGAGGGAGATGAAAAGCCCCTGGTGCAGGGAAAGAACAAGGATATAACCCAGTGCAAGAGTGGGGAAAGGCAGAGTGGAAGCAGTGAGGAGGACGGGGCAGACAGCTGGAAGGAGGTGAGCCCAATTGTGAAAGGCACTAGAAAGGCAGTTAAAGCAGGCAGTATCAGTGGTGAGGATAGTGATTTGGAGAGGGAGGTGAGTGACAGCGAGGTGGTGGGGAAGcccaaggaagaaaggaagaaccGCTCTTCTAAGAAGAGCTCCAAAAAAGGCAGGACACGaagctcctcttcctcctcctcagaTGGAAGTCCGGAGCCCAGAGGTGGGAAG GCCAACTCTGGTCGCCATGGTGAGGACCACCCCGCTGTGATGAGGTTAAAGCGATACATCCGGGCCTGTGGTGCCCATCGCAACTACAAGAAGCTGCTGGGCTCCTGTCGCTCACACAAGGAGCGCCTGAGTGTCCTCCGGGCAGAGCTGGAAGCTCTGGGCATGAAGG GTAACCCTTCCTTAGAGAAATGTCGGGCCCTGAAAGAGCAGCGAGAGGAGGCAGCTGAGGTAGCCTCCTTGGACATTGCCAACATCATCAGCAGTTCAG GCCGGCCACGGAGACGCACAGCCTGGAACCCTTCAAGAGAAGTGCCCTCAGGAGAGCTATACCGCAGGACCCTGGACTCAGAGGAAGAGctgccccaccccccgcccccagacTGGTCACACATGCGTGGCATCATTAGTAGCGATGGCGAGAGTAACTGA
- the TAOK2 gene encoding serine/threonine-protein kinase TAO2 isoform X1, producing MPAGGRAGSLKDPDVAELFFKDDPEKLFSDLREIGHGSFGAVYFARDIRNSEVVAIKKMSYSGKQSNEKWQDIIKEVRFLQKLRHPNTIQYRGCYLREHTAWLVMEYCLGSASDLLEVHKKPLQEVEIAAVTHGALQGLAYLHSHNMIHRDVKAGNILLSEPGLVKLGDFGSASIMAPANSFVGTPYWMAPEVILAMDEGQYDGKVDVWSLGITCIELAERKPPLFNMNAMSALYHIAQNESPVLQSGHWSEYFRNFVDSCLQKIPQDRPTSEVLLKHRFVLRERPPTVIMDLIQRTKDAVRELDNLQYRKMKKILFQEAPNGPGAEAPEEEEETEPYMHRAGTLTSLESSHSVPSMSISASSQSSSVNSLADASDNEEEEEEEEEEEEEEEGPEAREMAMMQEGEHTVTSHSSIIHRLPGSDNLYDDPYQPEMTPGPLQLPAAPAPTSTSSSARRRAYCRNRDHFATIRTASLVSRQIQEHEQDSALREQLSGYKRMRRQHQKQLLALESRLRGEREEHSARLQRELEAQRAGFGAEAEKLARRHQAIGEKEARAAQAEERKFQQHILGQQKKELAALLEAQKRTYKLRKEQLKEELQENPSTPKREKAEWLLRQKEQLQQCQAEEEAGLLRRQRQYFELQCRQYKRKMLLARHSLDQDLLREDLNKKQTQKDLECALLLRQHEATRELELRQLQAVQRTRAELTRLQHQTELGNQLEYNKRREQELRQKHAAQVRQQPKSLKVRAGQHSPGLPLPIPGTLGPPSTGTPREEQPCSSGQEAVLDQRMLGDEEEAVPERRILGKEGATLEPEERRIVGEESGTPSPSLHEHRSLVEEEVWGLPREEIEELRVPSLAPQERSIVGQEEAGAWRLWEKEDGNLLDEEFELGWVQDPALTPVPEEEEEEEEGAPIGTPRDPGDGCPSPDIPPEPPPTHVRPGPPSQLPGLLSHGLLAGLSFAVGSSSGLLPLLLLLLLPLLAAQGGGGLQAALLALEVGLVGLGASYLLLCTALHLPPSLFLLLAQGIALGAVLGLSWRRRLMGVPLGLGAAWLLAWPSLALPLAAVAAGGRWVRQQGPRIRRAISRLWLRVLLRLSPMAFRALQGCGAVGDRGLFALYPKTNKDGFRSRLPVPGPRRGNPRISQHPLALLAKVWTLCKGWNWRLARASHSLASRLPPWAIHTLANWGLLRGERPSRIPRLLPRSQRRLGPSTSRQSLPGTLAGRRSRTRQSRALPPWR from the exons CTGGTGATGGAATATTGCCTGGGCTCAGCTTCTGACCTTCTGGAAG TGCACAAGAAGCCCCTTCAAGAGGTAGAGATTGCAGCTGTGACCCATGGGGCCCTTCAGGGCTTGGCTTACCTGCACTCTCACAACATGATCCACAG GGATGTAAAGGCTGGAAACATCCTGCTGTCGGAGCCAGGCTTGGTGAAACTGGGGGACTTTGGCTCTGCATCCATCATGGCACCTGCCAACTCCTTTGTAGGCACCCCGTACTG GATGGCTCCTGAGGTAATTCTGGCCATGGATGAAGGGCAGTATGATGGCAAGGTGGACGTCTGGTCTTTGGGGATAACCTGTATCGAGCTGG CGGAACGGAAACCACCACTGTTCAATATGAATGCAATGAGTGCCTTATACCACATTGCACAGAATGAGTCTCCCGTGCTCCAGTCAGGACACTG GTCCGAGTACTTCCGGAATTTTGTTGACTCCTGTCTTCAGAAAATCCCTCAAGACAGACCAACCTCAGAGGTTCTTCTGAAG CACCGTTTTGTGCTACGGGAGCGGCCACCCACAGTCATCATGGACCTAATCCAGCGGACCAAGGATGCTGTACGGGAGCTGGACAACCTGCAGTACCGCAAGATGAAGAAGATACTATTTCAAGAGGCACCCAATGGTCCTGGCGCTGAGGCCCCAGAGGAAGAAGAG GAAACGGAGCCCTACATGCACCGGGCCGGGACGCTGACCAGTCTGGAGAGTAGCCACTCAGTACCCAGCATGTCCATCAGTGCTTCCAGCCAGAGCAGTTCTGTGAACAGCCTAGCAGATGCCTCAGACaatgaggaagaagaagaggaagaagaggaagaggaggaagaagaagaaggccCTGAAGCCCGGGAGATGGCTATGATGCAGGAGGGGGAGCACACGGTCACCTCCCACAGCTCCATCATCCACCGGCTGCCG GGCTCTGACAACCTCTATGATGACCCCTACCAGCCAGAGATGACCCCAGGCCCTCTCCAGCTGCCTGCAGCCCCAGCTCCCACCTCTACCAGCTCTTCTGCCCGTCGCCGGGCGTACTGCCGTAACCGGGATCACTTTGCCACCATTCGCACTGCCTCCCTG GTAAGCCGTCAGATCCAGGAGCATGAGCAGGACTCAGCCCTGCGGGAGCAGCTGAGCGGCTATAAGCGGATGCGACGTCAGCACCAGAAGCAACTGCTGGCCCTAGAGTCTCGATTGAGGGGTGAACGGGAGGAGCACAGTGCGCGGTTGCAGCGGGAGCTTGAGGCACAGCGTGCTGGCTTTGGGGCTGAGGCAGAAAAGCTGGCACGGCGGCACCAGGCCATCGGTGAGAAGGAGGCACGGGCTGCCCAAGCCGAGGAGCGTAAGTTCCAGCAGCACATTCTTGGACAGCAGAAGAAGGAGCTGGCGGCCCTTCTGGAGGCACAGAAGCGCACCTACAAACTTCGGAAGGAGCAGCTCAAGGAG GAGCTCCAGGAGAACCCCAGCACACCCAAGCGAGAAAAGGCTGAATGGCTTCTGCGGCAGAAGGAACAGCTACAGCAGTGCCAGGCGGAGGAGGAAGCTGGTTTGCTACGGCGGCAGCGCCAGTACTTTGAGCTGCAGTGTCGTCAGTACAAGCGCAAGATGTTGCTGGCTCGTCACAGCTTGGACCAGGACCTTCTGCGAGAG GATTTGAACAAGAAACAGACACAGAAGGACTTGGAGTGTGCATTGCTGCTGCGGCAGCATGAGGCCACGCGGGAGCTGGAGCTCCGGCAGCTGCAGGCCGTGCAACGCACACGGGCTGAGCTTACCCGCCTGCAACACCAGACGGAGCTGGGCAACCAGCTGGAGTACAACAAGCGACGTGAGCAGGAGTTGCGGCAGAAGCATGCAGCCCAGGTTCGCCAGCAGCCCAAGAGCCTCAAAGTACGTGCAGGCCAGCATTCCCCGGGCCTCCCGCTCCCCATTCCTGGGACTCTGGGACCACCCAGCACAGGCACCCCTAGAGAAGAGCAGCCCTGCTCATCTGGCCAGGAGGCAGTCCTGGACCAAAGAATGCTGGGAGATGAGGAGGAAGCAGTTCCAGAGAGAAGGATTCTGGGAAAGGAAGGGGCCACCTTAGAGCCAGAGGAACGGAGAATTGTGGGGGAAGAATCAGGAACCCCTAGTCCCAGTCTACATGAACATAGGAGCCTGGTAGAGGAGGAAGTTTGGGGTCTACCCAGGGAGGAGATAGAGGAGCTTAGAGTCCCATCACTGGCACCCCAGGAGAGGAGCATCGTGGGCCAGGAGGAGGCTGGGGCGTGGAGGTTGTGGGAGAAGGAAGATGGGAACCTCCTGGATGAGGAGTTTGAGCTTGGCTGGGTCCAGGACCCAGCTCTGACTCCTGTaccagaggaagaggaagaagaggaggagggggctCCAATTGGAACCCCTAGGGATCCCGGAGATGGCTGTCCTTCCCCAGACATCCCCCCTGAACCTCCTCCAACACACGTGAGGCCTGGCCCTCCCAGCCAGCTCCCTGGCCTCCTGTCCCATGGCCTCCTGGCTGGTCTCTCCTTTGCAGTAGGGTCTTCTTCGGGCCTCCTACCCCTATTACTACTGCTGCTGCTCCCACTGCTGGCggcccagggtgggggtggcCTGCAGGCAGCACTGCTGGCCCTTGAGGTGGGGCTGGTGGGCCTAGGGGCCTCCTACCTACTTCTTTGTACTGCTCTGCACCTGCCCCCCAGTCTGTTCCTACTCCTGGCCCAGGGCATTGCATTGGGGGCTGTCCTGGGCCTGAGCTGGCGCCGCAGGCTTATGGGTGTGCCTCTGGGCCTTGGGGCTGCCTGGCTCCTGGCCTGGCCAAGCCTGGCTCTACCATTGGCAGCTGTGGCAGCTGGGGGCAGATGGGTGCGGCAGCAGGGCCCCAGGATACGCCGGGCCatctctcgactctggttgcggGTTCTGTTGCGCCTGTCACCTATGGCCTTCCGGGCCCTACAGGGCTGTGGGGCTGTGGGGGACCGAGGCCTGTTTGCACTCTACCCTAAGACCAACAAGGATGGCTTCCGCAGCCGTCTCCCTGTCCCTGGGCCCCGACGGGGTAATCCCCGCATTTCCCAACACCCACTAGCCCTGTTGGCAAAGGTTTGGACCCTGTGCAAGGGCTGGAACTGGCGCCTGGCACGGGCCAGTCACAGCCTAGCCTCCCGCTTGCCCCCCTGGGCCATCCACACACTGGCCAACTGGGGCCTGCTTCGGGGTGAACGGCCCAGCCGCATTCCTCGGCTGCTACCACGCAGCCAGCGCAGGCTGGGGCCCTCTACCTCTCGCCAGTCACTTCCGGGGACTCTAGCTGGGCGGAGATCCCGAACCCGCCAGTCCCGGGCCCTGCCTCCCTGGAGGTGA